From one Streptomyces sp. R41 genomic stretch:
- a CDS encoding carbohydrate ABC transporter permease: MVTPLLYALISGFKSTDQLSSNPFGLPSPWVTSNYTSLLGSGSFWRSIGSSTVIAVGATALTVTTAALAAFALARFAFRGRELMFTLFTMGLMFPFAVAILPLFILLRTFGLLDNPWGVILPEAAFGLPVTIIILRGFFREIPGELEEAATLDGCTRFGFFWRILLPLARPALGTVSVLAIVSSWNQFLLPLLVFSEPTWWTIPVGIQQFQGQYASDVARIFAYLVLAMVPALAFYAVAERQLIGGITLGATKG; the protein is encoded by the coding sequence ATGGTCACCCCGCTGCTCTACGCCCTGATCTCCGGCTTCAAGTCCACCGACCAGCTTTCCTCCAACCCGTTCGGGCTGCCCTCGCCGTGGGTGACCTCGAACTACACCTCGCTGCTCGGCTCGGGCTCGTTCTGGCGGTCCATCGGCAGCAGCACGGTCATCGCGGTGGGCGCCACCGCGCTGACGGTGACGACGGCCGCCCTGGCGGCGTTCGCGCTCGCCCGGTTCGCCTTCCGTGGGCGGGAGTTGATGTTCACCCTGTTCACGATGGGGCTGATGTTCCCGTTCGCGGTGGCGATCCTGCCGCTGTTCATCCTGCTGCGCACCTTCGGGCTGCTGGACAACCCGTGGGGTGTGATCCTGCCCGAGGCGGCCTTCGGACTGCCGGTGACGATCATCATCCTGCGCGGCTTCTTCCGGGAGATCCCGGGGGAGTTGGAGGAGGCGGCGACCCTCGACGGCTGCACCCGCTTCGGGTTCTTCTGGCGCATCCTGCTGCCGCTGGCCCGGCCCGCGCTGGGCACGGTCTCCGTCCTCGCGATCGTGAGCAGCTGGAACCAGTTCCTGCTGCCGCTGCTCGTCTTCAGCGAACCCACCTGGTGGACGATCCCGGTCGGCATCCAGCAGTTCCAGGGCCAGTACGCCTCCGACGTGGCCCGCATCTTCGCCTACCTGGTGCTCGCCATGGTGCCCGCCCTCGCCTTCTACGCGGTCGCGGAGCGGCAGCTGATCGGCGGCATCACGCTCGGCGCGACCAAGGGCTGA